The following coding sequences are from one uncultured Desulfobacter sp. window:
- the dnaB gene encoding replicative DNA helicase: MAKKESVKSDHLLNRTPPHDTDAEASLLSAIFINNDSLLDIVEILKPDDFYKGAHKKIFRAITELSIKEEPADLVTVANHLNEKDELEGVGGPAFLAAISDAAPVAVNAVHYARIVRGKSTLRQLINACSGTIERCLEDKGDFKNILDESQALILKIADRQSGSPFKPLSDLINLNIDQLEELQGKEGGLAGLSTGYGRLDRITSGLQPSDLIILAARPSMGKTAFALNIARNVAFQYRKPVAVFSLEMSKEQLSMRLLTSEARVDANRLRSGVFSPEDWQNFTDAAGVLNEIPIFIDDTPSISVMDLRAKTRKLFQLNKDIGLVVIDYLQLMKSSVHSDRRDLEIAEISRGLKSLAKELKVPVLALSQLNRALEQRSDKRPMMSDLRESGAIEQDADIISFIYRDEVYNKEPDNPKKGTAEIIVAKNRNGSIGTAHMVFNGQYTRFEELAPEAYQGFK, translated from the coding sequence ATGGCAAAAAAAGAATCCGTTAAATCAGATCACCTGCTTAACCGCACCCCGCCCCATGATACAGATGCAGAGGCATCACTTCTGTCCGCCATCTTTATTAACAATGACAGCTTGCTTGACATTGTTGAGATCCTCAAACCCGATGATTTTTACAAAGGTGCCCATAAAAAGATTTTCCGGGCCATCACGGAACTATCCATCAAAGAGGAACCGGCCGACCTTGTGACCGTTGCCAACCACCTCAACGAAAAAGATGAGCTGGAAGGTGTCGGCGGCCCTGCATTTCTTGCCGCCATTTCAGATGCGGCACCGGTGGCGGTCAATGCCGTGCATTACGCCAGAATTGTCCGGGGCAAATCGACCTTGCGCCAACTTATCAATGCATGCTCAGGCACCATTGAACGCTGCCTTGAAGACAAGGGCGATTTTAAAAATATACTTGACGAGTCCCAGGCATTGATCCTGAAAATTGCCGATCGCCAGTCCGGAAGTCCCTTTAAACCGCTGTCGGATCTGATTAATCTCAACATTGATCAATTGGAAGAACTACAGGGCAAGGAGGGTGGACTTGCGGGACTTTCAACCGGATATGGTCGGCTTGACAGAATCACCTCCGGCCTGCAGCCTTCGGACCTTATTATTCTGGCTGCCCGGCCCTCCATGGGAAAAACCGCATTTGCCTTGAACATTGCCAGAAATGTGGCGTTTCAATACCGCAAACCCGTGGCGGTGTTCTCCCTTGAAATGTCCAAAGAACAGCTCTCCATGCGTCTGTTGACCTCTGAAGCCCGGGTTGACGCCAACCGGTTGCGCAGCGGGGTATTCAGCCCCGAAGACTGGCAAAACTTTACGGACGCTGCAGGTGTCCTCAATGAAATCCCCATTTTCATTGATGATACACCGTCCATATCGGTTATGGATTTGCGGGCCAAAACCAGGAAATTGTTCCAGCTGAATAAAGATATCGGTCTTGTGGTTATTGATTATCTACAGTTAATGAAATCATCCGTTCATTCGGATCGACGGGATCTTGAGATCGCTGAGATTTCCAGGGGATTAAAATCCCTGGCCAAAGAACTCAAGGTACCGGTGCTGGCATTGTCCCAGCTGAACCGTGCCCTGGAACAGCGCTCGGACAAACGGCCCATGATGTCGGATTTACGTGAATCCGGCGCCATTGAACAGGATGCGGATATTATTTCTTTCATTTACCGGGACGAGGTCTACAATAAAGAACCTGACAATCCGAAAAAAGGGACCGCAGAAATCATCGTTGCCAAAAATCGTAACGGCAGCATCGGTACCGCCCACATGGTGTTTAACGGCCAGTACACCCGGTTTGAGGAACTGGCACCCGAAGCGTATCAGGGATTTAAATGA
- the hflX gene encoding GTPase HflX: protein MKRIAYGTLDGLNKAQINRIENLYTFKSPPEYILSRQAAMEIVDISREIRRQIGLLLDRNGKVVCVIAGEPHRIVIPVTPDFQAGPGRLKGLRCVHTHLSHEALTRDDLTDLALLRLDYITAICLNNDGTAGPLYSAHILPDPEADPYRVLPGTTLEELNTDCQSQILELESELSRHNRRHSPETGQENAFLINAATQGINSAQVSLDELEELCKTSRIHVVGTAIQQRKKIDPKFVVGKGKLSELIIKAIQNYATMLVFDRELSPSQIRSITDFVEMKVIDRTQLILDIFAKQAKSSEGKYQVELAQLEYMLPRLITKNTAMSRLTGGIGGRGPGETKLEVNRRRARERINRLKKEIKKIRKQRTQQKARRKRRNLPVISIVGYTNAGKSTLLNTLTQSSIIAANRLFATLDPSSRRLRFPRDKEVIITDTVGFIQNLPKELLEAFHATLEELEQADVILHVIDISNPRYMQQKETVDQLLKSLNLNKIPTLYVFNKVDLADLDNFDSPWLLNQGIVVSARNKSSLAPLVEKLEAMV from the coding sequence ATGAAGCGAATTGCCTACGGCACCCTAGACGGGCTCAATAAAGCCCAGATCAACCGAATAGAAAACCTTTACACCTTCAAATCACCCCCGGAATATATCCTTTCCCGGCAGGCCGCCATGGAAATTGTGGACATCAGCCGGGAAATTCGCCGCCAGATCGGCCTTCTTCTGGATCGCAACGGAAAAGTTGTTTGCGTTATTGCAGGGGAACCCCACCGCATTGTCATTCCGGTCACACCTGATTTCCAGGCAGGACCAGGTCGCCTTAAGGGACTTCGCTGTGTTCATACCCACCTGTCCCACGAAGCGTTGACCCGGGATGACCTGACCGACCTTGCCCTACTGCGCCTGGACTACATCACGGCCATCTGCCTGAATAACGACGGCACTGCAGGCCCTTTATACTCTGCCCATATTCTACCCGATCCCGAGGCTGATCCATACCGAGTACTTCCCGGCACCACCCTTGAAGAGCTCAACACCGACTGCCAGTCCCAAATTCTTGAACTTGAATCGGAACTCTCCCGGCACAATCGTCGACACAGCCCGGAAACCGGCCAGGAAAACGCATTTTTAATCAATGCGGCAACCCAGGGCATAAATTCAGCCCAGGTCTCTTTGGATGAGCTTGAGGAATTGTGCAAAACAAGCCGAATCCATGTGGTGGGTACGGCCATCCAGCAAAGAAAAAAAATTGATCCCAAATTTGTGGTGGGCAAAGGTAAATTATCAGAATTGATTATCAAGGCCATCCAGAACTACGCCACAATGCTTGTCTTTGACCGCGAACTGAGCCCGTCCCAGATACGATCCATCACCGACTTTGTGGAGATGAAGGTCATTGACCGCACCCAGCTGATTCTGGATATTTTTGCCAAACAAGCCAAGTCCAGTGAAGGTAAATACCAGGTGGAGCTGGCCCAGCTTGAATATATGCTGCCCCGCCTGATCACCAAAAACACGGCCATGTCCAGGTTGACGGGCGGCATCGGCGGCAGAGGTCCCGGTGAGACCAAACTCGAGGTAAACCGGCGCCGTGCAAGGGAACGGATCAACCGGCTGAAAAAAGAGATTAAAAAAATACGCAAACAGCGCACCCAGCAAAAAGCCCGGCGAAAACGACGGAATCTGCCGGTCATCTCCATTGTGGGCTATACCAACGCCGGCAAGTCAACCTTGCTCAACACCTTGACCCAAAGCAGTATTATCGCCGCAAACCGCCTTTTTGCCACCCTGGACCCCTCTTCACGCAGGCTGAGATTTCCCCGGGACAAGGAAGTGATTATCACCGATACCGTGGGGTTTATCCAGAATCTGCCCAAAGAGCTTTTAGAGGCATTTCATGCCACCTTAGAGGAACTTGAGCAGGCAGATGTTATTCTTCATGTCATTGACATTTCAAACCCCAGGTACATGCAGCAAAAAGAGACGGTGGACCAGTTGCTCAAATCGTTGAACCTGAATAAAATCCCCACACTGTATGTATTCAATAAAGTAGATCTGGCGGATTTGGACAATTTTGATTCACCCTGGCTGTTAAACCAGGGAATCGTTGTTTCAGCACGGAATAAATCAAGCCTTGCCCCCTTGGTGGAAAAACTTGAGGCCATGGTGTAA
- the dnaA gene encoding chromosomal replication initiator protein DnaA, translated as MDSFLKEVKSHIKELVPDHCYRMWIEPVIMSTHDAETIVLSVPNDFYVKRLKENYLNYFEEGFLRLGKKARIEFKVGKKKLKPASQKAGAGQSPKGRNQKGRTQKTTGVMPVIPVADSVPAAFQPQLPGMTPAFNCGRMLKKNFTFDDFVVGDNSSFAYTASLYLAQGKLNGTGVLFLLGKTGLGKSHLSQAVGHHMLAHEGGRRVFYVTAEDFTNEMIYSLRNNSIDQFKEKYRLKCDVLILEDVHFLTGKSATQKELAMTLDYLVDADKKIIFSGCERPDEIPKLNENLKSRLNMGVVTEIKAPDFNTRVKILNKKSKAIQCILPTPVTEYIAQEACDDVRQLESALLSVITRGQLMKRNIDLELARCVLERVAGTRKRITIDLIKKLVCDAFDVSEQELLSKSRKHSVVKPRQVAMFLSKKYTDQPIKKIGASFKRYHATAIYSVNAVEKEIQQKGQRYEQIMYLTNKLESGRF; from the coding sequence ATGGATTCGTTTTTAAAAGAAGTCAAATCACATATTAAAGAATTAGTTCCAGATCATTGTTATCGAATGTGGATCGAACCTGTCATAATGTCCACACACGATGCTGAAACTATTGTCTTGTCGGTGCCCAATGACTTCTATGTCAAACGGCTCAAAGAAAATTATCTGAATTATTTTGAAGAAGGGTTTCTACGGTTGGGCAAAAAAGCCCGCATTGAATTCAAGGTCGGCAAAAAAAAATTAAAACCAGCGTCCCAAAAGGCCGGTGCAGGCCAGTCCCCAAAAGGCCGCAACCAAAAAGGACGGACACAGAAAACAACCGGCGTGATGCCTGTCATACCGGTGGCCGACAGTGTCCCTGCTGCATTTCAACCCCAGCTTCCGGGTATGACACCGGCGTTCAACTGCGGGCGCATGTTGAAAAAGAACTTTACCTTTGATGATTTTGTCGTTGGAGACAATTCAAGCTTTGCATATACCGCCTCATTATATCTGGCCCAGGGAAAGCTTAACGGCACAGGCGTCCTTTTTCTTTTGGGCAAGACGGGTCTGGGTAAAAGCCATCTGTCCCAGGCCGTAGGGCACCATATGCTCGCCCATGAAGGCGGTCGGCGGGTATTTTATGTCACTGCCGAGGATTTTACCAATGAAATGATCTATTCCCTGAGAAACAACAGTATTGACCAGTTTAAGGAGAAATACCGTCTTAAATGTGATGTACTGATCCTGGAAGATGTCCATTTCCTGACCGGAAAGTCCGCCACCCAGAAAGAGCTTGCCATGACCCTGGACTATCTGGTTGATGCTGACAAGAAAATTATTTTTTCAGGCTGTGAACGGCCTGATGAAATCCCTAAATTGAATGAAAATCTGAAATCCAGGCTGAATATGGGGGTGGTCACGGAGATCAAGGCACCGGATTTCAATACCCGGGTAAAGATTTTAAACAAGAAATCCAAGGCCATCCAGTGCATTTTGCCCACGCCCGTGACCGAATATATTGCCCAGGAAGCCTGTGATGATGTCCGTCAGCTTGAAAGCGCGCTTTTAAGTGTTATCACCAGGGGCCAGTTGATGAAACGAAACATTGACCTTGAGCTGGCCAGGTGTGTGCTTGAAAGGGTAGCTGGGACGCGAAAACGTATCACCATTGATTTGATCAAAAAACTGGTCTGTGACGCCTTTGATGTCTCCGAACAAGAACTTTTGTCCAAATCAAGAAAACACAGCGTTGTAAAACCCCGCCAGGTGGCAATGTTTTTGTCAAAGAAGTACACCGACCAGCCCATAAAAAAAATTGGTGCAAGCTTTAAACGCTACCATGCAACCGCCATCTATTCGGTCAACGCGGTTGAAAAAGAGATACAGCAAAAGGGGCAGCGTTATGAGCAGATCATGTATCTGACCAACAAGCTTGAATCAGGCAGGTTTTAA
- the pdxA gene encoding 4-hydroxythreonine-4-phosphate dehydrogenase PdxA produces the protein MRTHSHRPVLGITMGDPAGIGPEIIVKSLSDPEITNLCIPVVLGDIEVLKKADTNSSILEKLALTDELNRDFSNCPKGFLVCLSSLNPDVTQLGHPTPETGRAMETYIHTGVDLALSGAIDALVTGPITKTGLKLAGSPYPGHTELIADQTHTDNFAMMMAGPRLKVVLATIHIPLSQVPDKLTTPEITRIINLTRETLITRFGIKNPKLAVAGLNPHAGEQGMFGNEEADLILPAVEKALAQGFDISGPYPPDTVFFHAVEGRFDAVICMYHDQGLIPFKLIHFRDGVNTTIGLPIIRTSVDHGTAYDIAWTGKADPASMKEAIKMAAVQAINQKRHDNNNGS, from the coding sequence ATGCGTACCCATTCACACCGGCCTGTTCTTGGTATAACCATGGGAGATCCTGCAGGTATCGGCCCTGAAATCATTGTCAAAAGCCTATCTGACCCTGAGATTACAAATTTGTGCATCCCTGTTGTTTTAGGGGACATTGAAGTCCTAAAAAAAGCCGATACAAATTCGTCAATTCTTGAAAAGTTAGCCCTAACAGACGAATTAAACCGCGATTTTTCCAATTGCCCCAAGGGGTTTCTGGTTTGTCTTTCCAGTCTGAACCCGGATGTCACCCAACTTGGCCACCCAACCCCGGAAACCGGACGTGCCATGGAAACCTATATTCATACCGGCGTGGATCTTGCCCTGTCCGGCGCCATTGATGCGTTGGTCACAGGCCCCATTACCAAAACGGGCCTTAAATTGGCCGGTTCCCCCTACCCGGGCCATACCGAGTTGATCGCAGATCAAACACACACGGATAATTTTGCCATGATGATGGCAGGTCCCCGCCTGAAAGTGGTTTTAGCCACCATCCACATCCCCCTATCCCAGGTGCCGGACAAACTCACCACCCCGGAAATTACAAGAATTATCAATCTGACCCGGGAGACCCTGATCACGAGGTTCGGCATCAAAAATCCAAAACTTGCCGTGGCAGGTTTAAACCCCCATGCAGGCGAACAGGGCATGTTCGGCAATGAAGAGGCGGACCTCATTTTACCGGCAGTGGAAAAGGCACTGGCGCAAGGATTTGATATTTCAGGCCCCTACCCGCCCGATACCGTATTTTTCCACGCGGTTGAAGGCCGGTTTGATGCGGTCATCTGCATGTATCACGACCAGGGGCTGATTCCCTTTAAGCTGATCCATTTCAGGGACGGGGTCAATACCACCATCGGGCTTCCCATTATACGCACATCCGTGGACCACGGTACAGCATATGACATTGCCTGGACAGGGAAAGCAGACCCCGCAAGCATGAAAGAGGCCATTAAAATGGCAGCTGTCCAGGCCATCAATCAAAAAAGGCATGACAATAATAATGGCAGTTGA
- the uvrA gene encoding excinuclease ABC subunit UvrA → MAVDHIIIKGARTHNLKNIDVSIPKNSLTVITGLSGSGKSTLAFDTLYAEGRRRYVESLSTYARQFLGQMDKPDVDAIDGLSPAIAIEQKTASHNPRSTVGTVTEIYDYLRLLFARAGKPHCHVCGKPIASASIDQIIQSILDPMPEKPQKIMVLAPVVTHKKGGHEKLIHHLKKEGFARVKIDGHVCLIEEAPALDKKKAHNIDVVVDRLILKQGIEQRLADSVETALTLAQGQVVIDNLDLKAQTLFSEKATCHTCGISYPPFSPAGFSFNSPQGACPHCDGLGHLTEFDPGKIVPNHHLSLRQGAILPWAGKDSVRHMEFLDALVTHYNEDIYTPFKDLSTRFQQVLLSGSGTQKIPFYVEQAGKKIVYKKPFEGVVEQLSRRLRETKSASVRQDLGKYMGHKVCSKCNGSRLTPGASAVRVADTTIHQISAMSVKQAVVFIDGLGLTGREKTVSEPILAELSQRLSFLEDVGLDYLTLDRSAATLSGGESQRIRLATQIGSKLSGVLYVLDEPSIGLHQRDNARLLGTLMHLKNLGNTVLVVEHDEETMLAADHIVDVGPKAGVNGGQVVFSGPPEDLLKASCLTGLYLSGKQKIPVPETRRTGTQHFLTVQKAGENNLKDIDASFPIGCLTCVTGVSGSGKSTLVLSTLYQALASAINRSEKTVGKHAAISGMEHIDRVIHIDQSPIGKTPRSNPGTYTGVLTHIRELFGQTPDAKARGYKAGRFSFNIKGGRCESCKGDGIVKIEMHFLPDVYVTCDVCKGMQFNKETLEIKYKGKNIAQVLDMTVNQAFEFFDNISSIRHTLATLRETGLGYIKLGQSATTLSGGEAQRIKIARELSKKSTGKTIYILDEPTTGLHTDDIKRLLAVLDQLVEAGNTVVIIEHHLDVIKCADYVIDLGPEGGDQGGQIIAQGTPEQVAASPLSHTGFYLNRVLTDQHSSQ, encoded by the coding sequence ATGGCAGTTGATCACATCATCATCAAAGGGGCCAGAACCCATAATCTGAAAAATATTGATGTCAGCATTCCCAAAAACAGCCTGACGGTGATCACCGGACTTTCAGGTTCCGGCAAATCCACGTTGGCCTTTGACACCTTGTATGCCGAAGGCCGGAGACGCTATGTGGAATCTTTGTCCACCTATGCCCGCCAGTTTTTAGGCCAGATGGACAAACCCGATGTGGATGCCATAGACGGGCTCTCCCCTGCCATTGCCATTGAACAGAAAACCGCCTCCCACAATCCCAGGTCCACGGTGGGCACCGTCACGGAGATCTATGATTACCTGCGGCTTCTTTTTGCCCGGGCAGGAAAACCCCACTGCCACGTCTGCGGTAAACCCATCGCTTCTGCATCCATTGATCAAATCATACAAAGTATCCTTGATCCGATGCCTGAAAAGCCACAAAAAATTATGGTGCTGGCCCCTGTGGTGACCCATAAAAAAGGGGGACACGAAAAACTTATCCATCACCTGAAAAAGGAAGGGTTTGCAAGGGTTAAAATTGACGGGCATGTCTGCCTGATCGAAGAGGCACCGGCCCTTGATAAGAAAAAAGCACATAATATAGATGTTGTGGTGGATCGCCTGATTTTAAAACAGGGGATCGAACAGCGACTGGCCGATTCCGTTGAAACCGCCCTGACCCTTGCCCAGGGGCAGGTAGTCATTGATAATCTGGATCTAAAGGCCCAGACCCTTTTCAGTGAAAAGGCCACCTGTCACACCTGCGGGATCTCCTATCCGCCATTTTCTCCGGCCGGTTTTTCCTTTAATTCCCCCCAGGGCGCCTGTCCCCATTGTGACGGACTGGGTCATCTGACTGAATTTGATCCTGGTAAAATTGTACCGAACCATCATCTGTCCTTGCGCCAGGGGGCTATACTGCCCTGGGCCGGCAAGGATTCGGTACGTCATATGGAATTTTTGGACGCGCTGGTAACCCACTATAATGAAGATATTTACACCCCGTTTAAAGACCTTTCCACACGCTTTCAACAGGTTCTTCTCTCGGGTTCAGGTACCCAAAAAATCCCCTTTTATGTGGAGCAGGCCGGTAAAAAAATTGTCTATAAAAAACCGTTTGAAGGTGTCGTTGAACAACTATCTCGGCGTTTGAGGGAGACAAAATCCGCATCGGTCAGGCAGGATCTGGGCAAATACATGGGGCATAAAGTCTGCTCCAAATGTAATGGTTCCCGCCTGACCCCCGGTGCTTCGGCCGTTCGGGTGGCGGATACAACCATTCATCAGATCTCTGCCATGTCTGTTAAGCAAGCAGTTGTTTTTATCGATGGACTTGGGCTGACCGGCAGAGAAAAAACCGTGTCTGAACCCATTCTTGCAGAATTGTCCCAGCGGCTCTCTTTTCTGGAAGATGTGGGCCTTGACTATCTGACCCTTGACCGGTCCGCCGCAACCCTTTCGGGCGGGGAGAGCCAGCGCATCCGGTTGGCCACCCAGATCGGCTCCAAACTTTCCGGGGTGCTCTACGTGCTTGATGAGCCCAGCATAGGCCTTCACCAGCGGGATAATGCCCGTCTGCTCGGTACGCTGATGCACCTGAAAAACCTGGGCAATACCGTGTTGGTGGTAGAACATGATGAAGAGACCATGCTGGCCGCAGATCACATTGTTGATGTGGGGCCAAAGGCAGGGGTTAACGGCGGGCAGGTCGTGTTTTCAGGCCCGCCCGAGGATTTACTCAAAGCATCCTGTCTCACCGGACTGTATCTGTCTGGAAAACAAAAAATTCCTGTGCCCGAAACCAGACGCACGGGAACCCAACATTTTTTAACGGTCCAAAAGGCTGGAGAAAATAATCTCAAGGATATTGATGCCTCTTTTCCCATCGGGTGTCTGACCTGTGTCACAGGTGTCTCCGGATCGGGCAAATCAACCCTGGTGCTGTCAACCCTTTACCAGGCCCTTGCAAGCGCAATTAACAGGTCAGAAAAAACTGTGGGAAAACATGCCGCCATTTCAGGCATGGAACATATCGACCGGGTAATCCACATTGACCAGTCCCCCATCGGCAAGACCCCGAGATCCAACCCAGGTACCTATACAGGCGTTCTCACCCATATCAGGGAGCTGTTTGGCCAGACCCCTGACGCAAAGGCCCGGGGGTACAAAGCCGGACGATTCAGCTTTAATATCAAAGGCGGCAGATGTGAATCGTGCAAAGGAGACGGCATCGTTAAAATTGAAATGCATTTTCTGCCCGATGTCTATGTCACCTGTGATGTGTGCAAAGGCATGCAGTTCAACAAAGAGACCCTTGAAATAAAATACAAAGGGAAAAATATCGCCCAGGTTCTGGACATGACCGTGAACCAGGCCTTTGAATTTTTCGATAATATATCATCCATCCGGCACACCCTTGCAACGCTCCGGGAAACAGGACTGGGATATATCAAACTGGGCCAGTCGGCCACAACACTGTCCGGCGGGGAAGCCCAGCGTATAAAAATTGCCAGGGAATTGTCCAAGAAAAGCACAGGGAAAACCATCTATATTCTGGATGAACCCACCACGGGCCTGCATACCGATGATATCAAAAGGCTGCTGGCCGTTCTGGATCAACTAGTGGAAGCAGGCAACACCGTAGTAATTATCGAGCACCACCTTGATGTTATCAAGTGCGCGGATTATGTTATTGACCTTGGGCCCGAAGGCGGAGACCAGGGCGGGCAGATCATTGCCCAGGGCACCCCGGAACAGGTGGCCGCTTCACCGTTGTCCCATACGGGTTTTTACCTGAACCGGGTTTTGACAGATCAGCATTCATCGCAATAG
- a CDS encoding type I restriction enzyme HsdR N-terminal domain-containing protein, with product MDDYSHHLILGELVDFLTGKTITDTHDERYRQQIARHLVNDLKFDRSDVEAGREITLRVGDRSADVTVDFLVYRNQRAVMMINYAPGSLVTRRLPTLALSRLIFDYQIPWVVVTNGQDAELISGITGKVQGEGMASIPGPDHALITTLPDEFEPVSAKRRSQAEKIAFACLVDGSCMVENYCDEC from the coding sequence ATGGATGATTATTCCCATCACTTGATTTTAGGTGAGCTTGTTGATTTTTTAACTGGCAAGACCATTACAGATACCCATGATGAACGGTACCGCCAGCAAATTGCCCGGCATCTGGTAAACGATCTGAAATTTGATAGATCAGACGTTGAGGCGGGCCGGGAAATTACCCTCCGGGTCGGTGATCGCAGTGCGGATGTGACGGTTGATTTTCTGGTTTACAGGAATCAACGGGCGGTGATGATGATCAATTATGCCCCGGGGTCCCTTGTGACCCGGCGCCTGCCGACCCTGGCATTGTCCCGGCTGATTTTTGATTACCAGATCCCCTGGGTGGTGGTGACCAATGGCCAGGATGCGGAACTGATTTCCGGAATTACAGGAAAAGTCCAAGGAGAGGGGATGGCATCCATTCCCGGACCAGACCATGCGCTTATAACCACTCTACCGGATGAATTTGAACCGGTGTCAGCCAAACGGCGGAGTCAGGCCGAAAAGATAGCTTTTGCCTGCCTGGTGGATGGGTCCTGTATGGTGGAAAACTATTGCGATGAATGCTGA
- a CDS encoding acyltransferase, which translates to MLDFLPSPVKGALSFIGFLLNTIFLTVPLILTSILKFIIPFKGMIVLLDKFLIWLATLWISINGLNCALFNKIEWQVNGLTRLKKKDWYLVISNHQSWVDILVLQKIFNRKIPMLKFFLKKELIWVPFLGLAWWALDFPFMKRYSKKFLEANPHLKGKDLERTRKACEKFKHTPVSVMNFVEGTRFTPEKHQRQNSPFERLLLPRAGGIAFVLGSMGEYLHNIVNVAIAYPGGVPTFWDYISGKTKQIIVDVDVFPVSEQLIGDYFNNDRYKQQFCDWLNQIWQEKDKKLGELLICKLPDKPQTYIKKIKN; encoded by the coding sequence ATGCTGGATTTTCTTCCCTCCCCGGTTAAGGGGGCGCTTTCATTTATTGGATTTTTACTCAACACCATTTTTTTGACTGTGCCGTTGATTTTAACTTCTATTTTAAAATTTATTATACCCTTCAAGGGGATGATTGTATTACTCGACAAATTCCTTATCTGGCTTGCAACCCTGTGGATCAGTATAAACGGTCTTAATTGTGCGCTGTTCAACAAAATAGAGTGGCAGGTGAATGGGTTAACCCGGCTGAAAAAAAAGGACTGGTATCTTGTTATATCCAACCACCAGTCCTGGGTGGATATCCTGGTGCTTCAAAAAATTTTTAACCGTAAAATCCCCATGCTGAAATTTTTTCTAAAAAAAGAGCTGATATGGGTACCTTTTTTAGGACTTGCATGGTGGGCGCTGGATTTTCCGTTCATGAAACGGTATTCAAAAAAATTTCTTGAAGCCAATCCCCACTTGAAGGGAAAGGATCTTGAAAGGACGCGCAAGGCGTGTGAAAAATTCAAACACACCCCGGTCTCGGTGATGAACTTTGTGGAAGGCACCCGGTTTACCCCGGAAAAACACCAACGCCAAAACTCGCCCTTTGAACGGCTCCTTTTACCCCGGGCCGGCGGTATCGCCTTTGTGCTCGGTTCCATGGGCGAATACCTGCACAATATTGTCAATGTCGCCATTGCTTACCCAGGCGGGGTGCCGACCTTCTGGGATTACATTTCAGGCAAAACCAAACAGATCATTGTGGACGTGGATGTATTCCCGGTAAGCGAGCAGTTGATTGGCGACTATTTTAATAATGATCGATATAAGCAACAATTTTGTGACTGGCTCAATCAAATCTGGCAGGAAAAGGACAAAAAGCTAGGAGAACTGCTTATTTGCAAACTACCAGATAAGCCACAGACATATATAAAAAAAATTAAAAATTAA